In a genomic window of Onychostoma macrolepis isolate SWU-2019 chromosome 08, ASM1243209v1, whole genome shotgun sequence:
- the nr2c2 gene encoding nuclear receptor subfamily 2 group C member 2 isoform X3, with the protein MTTNVEVLAQQILTTEQVSEVQSSASDSSVMSSSPQRIQIISTDPSVTTPQRIQIVTEQQTGQKIQIVTALDSTVPKQQFILAAPDGSSAGKVLLASPEGTSAKQLIFATADSLVPGRIQFVTDAVSVERLLGKGADMSRAQPIEYCVVCGDKASGRHYGAVSCEGCKGFFKRSVRKSLTYSCRSNQDCVVNKHHRNRCQFCRLRKCLEMGMKMESVQSERKPIDLPREKPANCAASTEKIYIRKDLRSPLIATPTFISEKDASRSRLLDSGMLVNIQQPLIQADGTLLLATDKAESGQGDLGTLANVVTSLANLNDPVSNGEMTDSQLEESPSEITRAFDTLAKALNPSEVVEGQSSSEVDGVGGATIQVISRDQITPLIEVEGPLLTDTHISFKLTMPSPMPEYLNVHYICESASRLLFLSMHWARSIPAFLALGQECNTALVRACWNELFILGLAQCTQIMSLSTILAAIVNHLQSSIQDVDKLSSERIKLVMEHIWKLQEFCNCMAKLQTDGYEYAYLKAIVLFSPDHPGLSSCSQIEKFQEKAQMELQDYVQKTYPDDTYRLARILLRLPALRLMNSNITEELFFTGLIGNVPIDSIIPYILKMETADYNSQITSPSV; encoded by the exons GTACAGTCATCTGCGTCAGACAGCTCAGTGATGAGCTCCTCTCCCCAGCGCATTCAGATCATCTCCACTGACCCCTCTGTCACAACCCCCCAGAGAATACAG ATAGTCACTGAGCAGCAGACGGGTCAAAAAATCCAGATAGTGACAGCACTGGACTCCACTGTGCCCAAACAGCAATTTATCCTGGCAGCACCGGATGGCTCTTCAGCAGGCAAAGTCCTCCTGGCATCACCTGAGGGTACTAGTGCCAAGCAGCTTATCTTTGCCACTGCTGACAGCCTGGTGCCTGGACGAATTCAG TTTGTAACAGATGCAGTGTCAGTGGAGAGGCTTCTGGGTAAAGGGGCAGACATGAGCCGAGCCCAGCCTATAGAATACTGCGTGGTGTGTGGAGATAAAGCCTCAG GGAGGCATTATGGGGCGGTCAGCTGCGAAGGGTGTAAGGGATTCTTCAAGCGAAGTGTGCGCAAGAGTCTGACGTACAGCTGCCGCAGTAACCAGGACTGTGTGGTCAACAAACACCATCGCAACCGCTGCCAGTTCTGTCGTCTCAGGAAGTGCTTGGAGATGGGCATGAAGATGGAAT CTGTACAGAGCGAGAGGAAACCCATTGATCTTCCTAGAGAAAAACCTGCCAACTGTGCAGCATCCACAGAGAAAATCTACATCAGGAAAGACCTGCGAAGTCCCCTCATCGCAACACCGACCTTCATCTCTGAGAAAGACGCCTCACG GTCCAGGCTGTTGGACTCTGGGATGCTTGTCAATATCCAACAACCTTTAATACAAGCTGATGGCACATTACTATTAGCAACAGACAAA gCAGAATCAGGACAAGGTGATCTGGGGACGCTGGCTAATGTGGTTACATCATTAGCCAACCTGAATGATCCGGTTAGTAACGGAGAGATGACAGACAGTCAGCTGGAGGAATCACCCAGTGAAATCACACG TGCCTTTGACACGCTAGCTAAAGCTCTGAACCCCAGTGAGGTGGTGGAAGGCCAGAGCTCGTCAGAGGTGGATGGGGTGGGTGGAGCAACAATACAGGTGATCAGCAGGGATCAAATCACACCACTCATAGAAGTTGAGGGACCTCtgcttacagacacacacatcagCTTTAAG TTGACGATGCCAAGCCCAATGCCCGAGTATCTGAATGTGCATTATATCTGTGAGTCTGCATCACGCCTGCTCTTCCTCTCCATGCACTGGGCGCGCTCTATTCCAGCGTTCCTTGCTCTCGG GCAGGAATGTAACACAGCTCTGGTGCGAGCATGCTGGAATGAGTTGTTTATTCTGGGGCTGGCACAGTGCACTCAGATCATGAGTCTGTCCACCATCCTTGCTGCCATCGTCAATCATCTGCAGTCCAGTATCCAGGACG TAGACAAGCTATCGAGTGAACGCATTAAACTAGTCATGGAGCACATATGGAAGCTGCAGGAGTTCTGCAACTGCATGGCAAAGCTGCAGACAGACGGATATGAATATGCCTACTTAAAAGCCATTGTCTTGTTCAGTCCAG aTCATCCAGGCTTGAGCAGCTGTAGCCAAATTGAAAAGTTCCAGGAAAAAGCGCAGATGGAACTCCAGGACTATGTGCAAAAGACCTATCCCGATGATACCTACAG GTTGGCCCGAATCCTGTTGCGTTTACCAGCGTTGCGGTTGATGAATTCCAATATAACTGAGGAGCTGTTTTTTACTGGCCTTATTGGAAATGTACCGATCGACAGTATCATCCCATATATCCTTAAAATGGAGACTGCAGACTACAACAGCCAAATCACAAGTCCCTCTGTGTGA
- the nr2c2 gene encoding nuclear receptor subfamily 2 group C member 2 isoform X1 has translation MTTNVEVLAQQILTTEQVSEVQSSASDSSVMSSSPQRIQIISTDPSVTTPQRIQVHTQAHTHMLYRRWCTNTFRHTHTVSLFQIVTEQQTGQKIQIVTALDSTVPKQQFILAAPDGSSAGKVLLASPEGTSAKQLIFATADSLVPGRIQFVTDAVSVERLLGKGADMSRAQPIEYCVVCGDKASGRHYGAVSCEGCKGFFKRSVRKSLTYSCRSNQDCVVNKHHRNRCQFCRLRKCLEMGMKMESVQSERKPIDLPREKPANCAASTEKIYIRKDLRSPLIATPTFISEKDASRSRLLDSGMLVNIQQPLIQADGTLLLATDKAESGQGDLGTLANVVTSLANLNDPVSNGEMTDSQLEESPSEITRAFDTLAKALNPSEVVEGQSSSEVDGVGGATIQVISRDQITPLIEVEGPLLTDTHISFKLTMPSPMPEYLNVHYICESASRLLFLSMHWARSIPAFLALGQECNTALVRACWNELFILGLAQCTQIMSLSTILAAIVNHLQSSIQDDKLSSERIKLVMEHIWKLQEFCNCMAKLQTDGYEYAYLKAIVLFSPDHPGLSSCSQIEKFQEKAQMELQDYVQKTYPDDTYRLARILLRLPALRLMNSNITEELFFTGLIGNVPIDSIIPYILKMETADYNSQITSPSV, from the exons GTACAGTCATCTGCGTCAGACAGCTCAGTGATGAGCTCCTCTCCCCAGCGCATTCAGATCATCTCCACTGACCCCTCTGTCACAACCCCCCAGAGAATACAGGTTCACAcacaagcgcacacacacatgctttaTCGTAGATGGTGCACTAACACATTCAGACACACTCACACTGTTTCTCTTTTTCAGATAGTCACTGAGCAGCAGACGGGTCAAAAAATCCAGATAGTGACAGCACTGGACTCCACTGTGCCCAAACAGCAATTTATCCTGGCAGCACCGGATGGCTCTTCAGCAGGCAAAGTCCTCCTGGCATCACCTGAGGGTACTAGTGCCAAGCAGCTTATCTTTGCCACTGCTGACAGCCTGGTGCCTGGACGAATTCAG TTTGTAACAGATGCAGTGTCAGTGGAGAGGCTTCTGGGTAAAGGGGCAGACATGAGCCGAGCCCAGCCTATAGAATACTGCGTGGTGTGTGGAGATAAAGCCTCAG GGAGGCATTATGGGGCGGTCAGCTGCGAAGGGTGTAAGGGATTCTTCAAGCGAAGTGTGCGCAAGAGTCTGACGTACAGCTGCCGCAGTAACCAGGACTGTGTGGTCAACAAACACCATCGCAACCGCTGCCAGTTCTGTCGTCTCAGGAAGTGCTTGGAGATGGGCATGAAGATGGAAT CTGTACAGAGCGAGAGGAAACCCATTGATCTTCCTAGAGAAAAACCTGCCAACTGTGCAGCATCCACAGAGAAAATCTACATCAGGAAAGACCTGCGAAGTCCCCTCATCGCAACACCGACCTTCATCTCTGAGAAAGACGCCTCACG GTCCAGGCTGTTGGACTCTGGGATGCTTGTCAATATCCAACAACCTTTAATACAAGCTGATGGCACATTACTATTAGCAACAGACAAA gCAGAATCAGGACAAGGTGATCTGGGGACGCTGGCTAATGTGGTTACATCATTAGCCAACCTGAATGATCCGGTTAGTAACGGAGAGATGACAGACAGTCAGCTGGAGGAATCACCCAGTGAAATCACACG TGCCTTTGACACGCTAGCTAAAGCTCTGAACCCCAGTGAGGTGGTGGAAGGCCAGAGCTCGTCAGAGGTGGATGGGGTGGGTGGAGCAACAATACAGGTGATCAGCAGGGATCAAATCACACCACTCATAGAAGTTGAGGGACCTCtgcttacagacacacacatcagCTTTAAG TTGACGATGCCAAGCCCAATGCCCGAGTATCTGAATGTGCATTATATCTGTGAGTCTGCATCACGCCTGCTCTTCCTCTCCATGCACTGGGCGCGCTCTATTCCAGCGTTCCTTGCTCTCGG GCAGGAATGTAACACAGCTCTGGTGCGAGCATGCTGGAATGAGTTGTTTATTCTGGGGCTGGCACAGTGCACTCAGATCATGAGTCTGTCCACCATCCTTGCTGCCATCGTCAATCATCTGCAGTCCAGTATCCAGGACG ACAAGCTATCGAGTGAACGCATTAAACTAGTCATGGAGCACATATGGAAGCTGCAGGAGTTCTGCAACTGCATGGCAAAGCTGCAGACAGACGGATATGAATATGCCTACTTAAAAGCCATTGTCTTGTTCAGTCCAG aTCATCCAGGCTTGAGCAGCTGTAGCCAAATTGAAAAGTTCCAGGAAAAAGCGCAGATGGAACTCCAGGACTATGTGCAAAAGACCTATCCCGATGATACCTACAG GTTGGCCCGAATCCTGTTGCGTTTACCAGCGTTGCGGTTGATGAATTCCAATATAACTGAGGAGCTGTTTTTTACTGGCCTTATTGGAAATGTACCGATCGACAGTATCATCCCATATATCCTTAAAATGGAGACTGCAGACTACAACAGCCAAATCACAAGTCCCTCTGTGTGA
- the nr2c2 gene encoding nuclear receptor subfamily 2 group C member 2 isoform X5 encodes MTTNVEVLAQQILTTEQVSEVQSSASDSSVMSSSPQRIQIISTDPSVTTPQRIQIVTEQQTGQKIQIVTALDSTVPKQQFILAAPDGSSAGKVLLASPEGTSAKQLIFATADSLVPGRIQFVTDAVSVERLLGKGADMSRAQPIEYCVVCGDKASGRHYGAVSCEGCKGFFKRSVRKSLTYSCRSNQDCVVNKHHRNRCQFCRLRKCLEMGMKMESVQSERKPIDLPREKPANCAASTEKIYIRKDLRSPLIATPTFISEKDASRSRLLDSGMLVNIQQPLIQADGTLLLATDKAESGQGDLGTLANVVTSLANLNDPVSNGEMTDSQLEESPSEITRAFDTLAKALNPSEVVEGQSSSEVDGVGGATIQVISRDQITPLIEVEGPLLTDTHISFKLTMPSPMPEYLNVHYICESASRLLFLSMHWARSIPAFLALGFCLCMCRQECNTALVRACWNELFILGLAQCTQIMSLSTILAAIVNHLQSSIQDVFPSTFSGFWCSMTDPPVT; translated from the exons GTACAGTCATCTGCGTCAGACAGCTCAGTGATGAGCTCCTCTCCCCAGCGCATTCAGATCATCTCCACTGACCCCTCTGTCACAACCCCCCAGAGAATACAG ATAGTCACTGAGCAGCAGACGGGTCAAAAAATCCAGATAGTGACAGCACTGGACTCCACTGTGCCCAAACAGCAATTTATCCTGGCAGCACCGGATGGCTCTTCAGCAGGCAAAGTCCTCCTGGCATCACCTGAGGGTACTAGTGCCAAGCAGCTTATCTTTGCCACTGCTGACAGCCTGGTGCCTGGACGAATTCAG TTTGTAACAGATGCAGTGTCAGTGGAGAGGCTTCTGGGTAAAGGGGCAGACATGAGCCGAGCCCAGCCTATAGAATACTGCGTGGTGTGTGGAGATAAAGCCTCAG GGAGGCATTATGGGGCGGTCAGCTGCGAAGGGTGTAAGGGATTCTTCAAGCGAAGTGTGCGCAAGAGTCTGACGTACAGCTGCCGCAGTAACCAGGACTGTGTGGTCAACAAACACCATCGCAACCGCTGCCAGTTCTGTCGTCTCAGGAAGTGCTTGGAGATGGGCATGAAGATGGAAT CTGTACAGAGCGAGAGGAAACCCATTGATCTTCCTAGAGAAAAACCTGCCAACTGTGCAGCATCCACAGAGAAAATCTACATCAGGAAAGACCTGCGAAGTCCCCTCATCGCAACACCGACCTTCATCTCTGAGAAAGACGCCTCACG GTCCAGGCTGTTGGACTCTGGGATGCTTGTCAATATCCAACAACCTTTAATACAAGCTGATGGCACATTACTATTAGCAACAGACAAA gCAGAATCAGGACAAGGTGATCTGGGGACGCTGGCTAATGTGGTTACATCATTAGCCAACCTGAATGATCCGGTTAGTAACGGAGAGATGACAGACAGTCAGCTGGAGGAATCACCCAGTGAAATCACACG TGCCTTTGACACGCTAGCTAAAGCTCTGAACCCCAGTGAGGTGGTGGAAGGCCAGAGCTCGTCAGAGGTGGATGGGGTGGGTGGAGCAACAATACAGGTGATCAGCAGGGATCAAATCACACCACTCATAGAAGTTGAGGGACCTCtgcttacagacacacacatcagCTTTAAG TTGACGATGCCAAGCCCAATGCCCGAGTATCTGAATGTGCATTATATCTGTGAGTCTGCATCACGCCTGCTCTTCCTCTCCATGCACTGGGCGCGCTCTATTCCAGCGTTCCTTGCTCTCGG TTTCTGTCTCTGTATGTGTAGGCAGGAATGTAACACAGCTCTGGTGCGAGCATGCTGGAATGAGTTGTTTATTCTGGGGCTGGCACAGTGCACTCAGATCATGAGTCTGTCCACCATCCTTGCTGCCATCGTCAATCATCTGCAGTCCAGTATCCAGGACG TGTTTCCTAGTACTTTCAGTGGGTTTTGGTGCAGCATGACAGATCCACCAGTAACCTGA
- the nr2c2 gene encoding nuclear receptor subfamily 2 group C member 2 isoform X4: MTTNVEVLAQQILTTEQVSEVQSSASDSSVMSSSPQRIQIISTDPSVTTPQRIQIVTEQQTGQKIQIVTALDSTVPKQQFILAAPDGSSAGKVLLASPEGTSAKQLIFATADSLVPGRIQFVTDAVSVERLLGKGADMSRAQPIEYCVVCGDKASGRHYGAVSCEGCKGFFKRSVRKSLTYSCRSNQDCVVNKHHRNRCQFCRLRKCLEMGMKMESVQSERKPIDLPREKPANCAASTEKIYIRKDLRSPLIATPTFISEKDASRSRLLDSGMLVNIQQPLIQADGTLLLATDKAESGQGDLGTLANVVTSLANLNDPVSNGEMTDSQLEESPSEITRAFDTLAKALNPSEVVEGQSSSEVDGVGGATIQVISRDQITPLIEVEGPLLTDTHISFKLTMPSPMPEYLNVHYICESASRLLFLSMHWARSIPAFLALGQECNTALVRACWNELFILGLAQCTQIMSLSTILAAIVNHLQSSIQDDKLSSERIKLVMEHIWKLQEFCNCMAKLQTDGYEYAYLKAIVLFSPDHPGLSSCSQIEKFQEKAQMELQDYVQKTYPDDTYRLARILLRLPALRLMNSNITEELFFTGLIGNVPIDSIIPYILKMETADYNSQITSPSV; the protein is encoded by the exons GTACAGTCATCTGCGTCAGACAGCTCAGTGATGAGCTCCTCTCCCCAGCGCATTCAGATCATCTCCACTGACCCCTCTGTCACAACCCCCCAGAGAATACAG ATAGTCACTGAGCAGCAGACGGGTCAAAAAATCCAGATAGTGACAGCACTGGACTCCACTGTGCCCAAACAGCAATTTATCCTGGCAGCACCGGATGGCTCTTCAGCAGGCAAAGTCCTCCTGGCATCACCTGAGGGTACTAGTGCCAAGCAGCTTATCTTTGCCACTGCTGACAGCCTGGTGCCTGGACGAATTCAG TTTGTAACAGATGCAGTGTCAGTGGAGAGGCTTCTGGGTAAAGGGGCAGACATGAGCCGAGCCCAGCCTATAGAATACTGCGTGGTGTGTGGAGATAAAGCCTCAG GGAGGCATTATGGGGCGGTCAGCTGCGAAGGGTGTAAGGGATTCTTCAAGCGAAGTGTGCGCAAGAGTCTGACGTACAGCTGCCGCAGTAACCAGGACTGTGTGGTCAACAAACACCATCGCAACCGCTGCCAGTTCTGTCGTCTCAGGAAGTGCTTGGAGATGGGCATGAAGATGGAAT CTGTACAGAGCGAGAGGAAACCCATTGATCTTCCTAGAGAAAAACCTGCCAACTGTGCAGCATCCACAGAGAAAATCTACATCAGGAAAGACCTGCGAAGTCCCCTCATCGCAACACCGACCTTCATCTCTGAGAAAGACGCCTCACG GTCCAGGCTGTTGGACTCTGGGATGCTTGTCAATATCCAACAACCTTTAATACAAGCTGATGGCACATTACTATTAGCAACAGACAAA gCAGAATCAGGACAAGGTGATCTGGGGACGCTGGCTAATGTGGTTACATCATTAGCCAACCTGAATGATCCGGTTAGTAACGGAGAGATGACAGACAGTCAGCTGGAGGAATCACCCAGTGAAATCACACG TGCCTTTGACACGCTAGCTAAAGCTCTGAACCCCAGTGAGGTGGTGGAAGGCCAGAGCTCGTCAGAGGTGGATGGGGTGGGTGGAGCAACAATACAGGTGATCAGCAGGGATCAAATCACACCACTCATAGAAGTTGAGGGACCTCtgcttacagacacacacatcagCTTTAAG TTGACGATGCCAAGCCCAATGCCCGAGTATCTGAATGTGCATTATATCTGTGAGTCTGCATCACGCCTGCTCTTCCTCTCCATGCACTGGGCGCGCTCTATTCCAGCGTTCCTTGCTCTCGG GCAGGAATGTAACACAGCTCTGGTGCGAGCATGCTGGAATGAGTTGTTTATTCTGGGGCTGGCACAGTGCACTCAGATCATGAGTCTGTCCACCATCCTTGCTGCCATCGTCAATCATCTGCAGTCCAGTATCCAGGACG ACAAGCTATCGAGTGAACGCATTAAACTAGTCATGGAGCACATATGGAAGCTGCAGGAGTTCTGCAACTGCATGGCAAAGCTGCAGACAGACGGATATGAATATGCCTACTTAAAAGCCATTGTCTTGTTCAGTCCAG aTCATCCAGGCTTGAGCAGCTGTAGCCAAATTGAAAAGTTCCAGGAAAAAGCGCAGATGGAACTCCAGGACTATGTGCAAAAGACCTATCCCGATGATACCTACAG GTTGGCCCGAATCCTGTTGCGTTTACCAGCGTTGCGGTTGATGAATTCCAATATAACTGAGGAGCTGTTTTTTACTGGCCTTATTGGAAATGTACCGATCGACAGTATCATCCCATATATCCTTAAAATGGAGACTGCAGACTACAACAGCCAAATCACAAGTCCCTCTGTGTGA
- the nr2c2 gene encoding nuclear receptor subfamily 2 group C member 2 isoform X6, with product MTTNVEVLAQQILTTEQVSEVQSSASDSSVMSSSPQRIQIISTDPSVTTPQRIQIVTEQQTGQKIQIVTALDSTVPKQQFILAAPDGSSAGKVLLASPEGTSAKQLIFATADSLVPGRIQFVTDAVSVERLLGKGADMSRAQPIEYCVVCGDKASGRHYGAVSCEGCKGFFKRSVRKSLTYSCRSNQDCVVNKHHRNRCQFCRLRKCLEMGMKMESVQSERKPIDLPREKPANCAASTEKIYIRKDLRSPLIATPTFISEKDASRSRLLDSGMLVNIQQPLIQADGTLLLATDKAESGQGDLGTLANVVTSLANLNDPVSNGEMTDSQLEESPSEITRAFDTLAKALNPSEVVEGQSSSEVDGVGGATIQVISRDQITPLIEVEGPLLTDTHISFKLTMPSPMPEYLNVHYICESASRLLFLSMHWARSIPAFLALGFCLCMCRQECNTALVRACWNELFILGLAQCTQIMSLSTILAAIVNHLQSSIQDGMCFLVLSVGFGAA from the exons GTACAGTCATCTGCGTCAGACAGCTCAGTGATGAGCTCCTCTCCCCAGCGCATTCAGATCATCTCCACTGACCCCTCTGTCACAACCCCCCAGAGAATACAG ATAGTCACTGAGCAGCAGACGGGTCAAAAAATCCAGATAGTGACAGCACTGGACTCCACTGTGCCCAAACAGCAATTTATCCTGGCAGCACCGGATGGCTCTTCAGCAGGCAAAGTCCTCCTGGCATCACCTGAGGGTACTAGTGCCAAGCAGCTTATCTTTGCCACTGCTGACAGCCTGGTGCCTGGACGAATTCAG TTTGTAACAGATGCAGTGTCAGTGGAGAGGCTTCTGGGTAAAGGGGCAGACATGAGCCGAGCCCAGCCTATAGAATACTGCGTGGTGTGTGGAGATAAAGCCTCAG GGAGGCATTATGGGGCGGTCAGCTGCGAAGGGTGTAAGGGATTCTTCAAGCGAAGTGTGCGCAAGAGTCTGACGTACAGCTGCCGCAGTAACCAGGACTGTGTGGTCAACAAACACCATCGCAACCGCTGCCAGTTCTGTCGTCTCAGGAAGTGCTTGGAGATGGGCATGAAGATGGAAT CTGTACAGAGCGAGAGGAAACCCATTGATCTTCCTAGAGAAAAACCTGCCAACTGTGCAGCATCCACAGAGAAAATCTACATCAGGAAAGACCTGCGAAGTCCCCTCATCGCAACACCGACCTTCATCTCTGAGAAAGACGCCTCACG GTCCAGGCTGTTGGACTCTGGGATGCTTGTCAATATCCAACAACCTTTAATACAAGCTGATGGCACATTACTATTAGCAACAGACAAA gCAGAATCAGGACAAGGTGATCTGGGGACGCTGGCTAATGTGGTTACATCATTAGCCAACCTGAATGATCCGGTTAGTAACGGAGAGATGACAGACAGTCAGCTGGAGGAATCACCCAGTGAAATCACACG TGCCTTTGACACGCTAGCTAAAGCTCTGAACCCCAGTGAGGTGGTGGAAGGCCAGAGCTCGTCAGAGGTGGATGGGGTGGGTGGAGCAACAATACAGGTGATCAGCAGGGATCAAATCACACCACTCATAGAAGTTGAGGGACCTCtgcttacagacacacacatcagCTTTAAG TTGACGATGCCAAGCCCAATGCCCGAGTATCTGAATGTGCATTATATCTGTGAGTCTGCATCACGCCTGCTCTTCCTCTCCATGCACTGGGCGCGCTCTATTCCAGCGTTCCTTGCTCTCGG TTTCTGTCTCTGTATGTGTAGGCAGGAATGTAACACAGCTCTGGTGCGAGCATGCTGGAATGAGTTGTTTATTCTGGGGCTGGCACAGTGCACTCAGATCATGAGTCTGTCCACCATCCTTGCTGCCATCGTCAATCATCTGCAGTCCAGTATCCAGGACGGTATG TGTTTCCTAGTACTTTCAGTGGGTTTTGGTGCAGCATGA
- the nr2c2 gene encoding nuclear receptor subfamily 2 group C member 2 isoform X2, with amino-acid sequence MTTNVEVLAQQILTTEQVSEVQSSASDSSVMSSSPQRIQIISTDPSVTTPQRIQIVTEQQTGQKIQIVTALDSTVPKQQFILAAPDGSSAGKVLLASPEGTSAKQLIFATADSLVPGRIQFVTDAVSVERLLGKGADMSRAQPIEYCVVCGDKASGRHYGAVSCEGCKGFFKRSVRKSLTYSCRSNQDCVVNKHHRNRCQFCRLRKCLEMGMKMESVQSERKPIDLPREKPANCAASTEKIYIRKDLRSPLIATPTFISEKDASRSRLLDSGMLVNIQQPLIQADGTLLLATDKAESGQGDLGTLANVVTSLANLNDPVSNGEMTDSQLEESPSEITRAFDTLAKALNPSEVVEGQSSSEVDGVGGATIQVISRDQITPLIEVEGPLLTDTHISFKLTMPSPMPEYLNVHYICESASRLLFLSMHWARSIPAFLALGFCLCMCRQECNTALVRACWNELFILGLAQCTQIMSLSTILAAIVNHLQSSIQDVDKLSSERIKLVMEHIWKLQEFCNCMAKLQTDGYEYAYLKAIVLFSPDHPGLSSCSQIEKFQEKAQMELQDYVQKTYPDDTYRLARILLRLPALRLMNSNITEELFFTGLIGNVPIDSIIPYILKMETADYNSQITSPSV; translated from the exons GTACAGTCATCTGCGTCAGACAGCTCAGTGATGAGCTCCTCTCCCCAGCGCATTCAGATCATCTCCACTGACCCCTCTGTCACAACCCCCCAGAGAATACAG ATAGTCACTGAGCAGCAGACGGGTCAAAAAATCCAGATAGTGACAGCACTGGACTCCACTGTGCCCAAACAGCAATTTATCCTGGCAGCACCGGATGGCTCTTCAGCAGGCAAAGTCCTCCTGGCATCACCTGAGGGTACTAGTGCCAAGCAGCTTATCTTTGCCACTGCTGACAGCCTGGTGCCTGGACGAATTCAG TTTGTAACAGATGCAGTGTCAGTGGAGAGGCTTCTGGGTAAAGGGGCAGACATGAGCCGAGCCCAGCCTATAGAATACTGCGTGGTGTGTGGAGATAAAGCCTCAG GGAGGCATTATGGGGCGGTCAGCTGCGAAGGGTGTAAGGGATTCTTCAAGCGAAGTGTGCGCAAGAGTCTGACGTACAGCTGCCGCAGTAACCAGGACTGTGTGGTCAACAAACACCATCGCAACCGCTGCCAGTTCTGTCGTCTCAGGAAGTGCTTGGAGATGGGCATGAAGATGGAAT CTGTACAGAGCGAGAGGAAACCCATTGATCTTCCTAGAGAAAAACCTGCCAACTGTGCAGCATCCACAGAGAAAATCTACATCAGGAAAGACCTGCGAAGTCCCCTCATCGCAACACCGACCTTCATCTCTGAGAAAGACGCCTCACG GTCCAGGCTGTTGGACTCTGGGATGCTTGTCAATATCCAACAACCTTTAATACAAGCTGATGGCACATTACTATTAGCAACAGACAAA gCAGAATCAGGACAAGGTGATCTGGGGACGCTGGCTAATGTGGTTACATCATTAGCCAACCTGAATGATCCGGTTAGTAACGGAGAGATGACAGACAGTCAGCTGGAGGAATCACCCAGTGAAATCACACG TGCCTTTGACACGCTAGCTAAAGCTCTGAACCCCAGTGAGGTGGTGGAAGGCCAGAGCTCGTCAGAGGTGGATGGGGTGGGTGGAGCAACAATACAGGTGATCAGCAGGGATCAAATCACACCACTCATAGAAGTTGAGGGACCTCtgcttacagacacacacatcagCTTTAAG TTGACGATGCCAAGCCCAATGCCCGAGTATCTGAATGTGCATTATATCTGTGAGTCTGCATCACGCCTGCTCTTCCTCTCCATGCACTGGGCGCGCTCTATTCCAGCGTTCCTTGCTCTCGG TTTCTGTCTCTGTATGTGTAGGCAGGAATGTAACACAGCTCTGGTGCGAGCATGCTGGAATGAGTTGTTTATTCTGGGGCTGGCACAGTGCACTCAGATCATGAGTCTGTCCACCATCCTTGCTGCCATCGTCAATCATCTGCAGTCCAGTATCCAGGACG TAGACAAGCTATCGAGTGAACGCATTAAACTAGTCATGGAGCACATATGGAAGCTGCAGGAGTTCTGCAACTGCATGGCAAAGCTGCAGACAGACGGATATGAATATGCCTACTTAAAAGCCATTGTCTTGTTCAGTCCAG aTCATCCAGGCTTGAGCAGCTGTAGCCAAATTGAAAAGTTCCAGGAAAAAGCGCAGATGGAACTCCAGGACTATGTGCAAAAGACCTATCCCGATGATACCTACAG GTTGGCCCGAATCCTGTTGCGTTTACCAGCGTTGCGGTTGATGAATTCCAATATAACTGAGGAGCTGTTTTTTACTGGCCTTATTGGAAATGTACCGATCGACAGTATCATCCCATATATCCTTAAAATGGAGACTGCAGACTACAACAGCCAAATCACAAGTCCCTCTGTGTGA